The Pan troglodytes isolate AG18354 chromosome 1, NHGRI_mPanTro3-v2.0_pri, whole genome shotgun sequence genome includes a region encoding these proteins:
- the LOC129138875 gene encoding myomegalin-like, with the protein MDSAVSPPVRDVGMNSQALVLPSSASGSETAIINRTNGLGFDTSPVMKTPPKLEGDATDGSFASKHGRHVIGHIDDYSALRQQIAEGKLLVKKIVSLVRSARSFPGLEAQGTGVLGSKGIHELRSSTSALHHALEESASLLTTFWRAALPSTHIPVLPGKVGESTETELLELRTKVSKQERLLQSTAERLKTTNQQKESMEQFIVSQREIPKGSAVYSSLVTLAFQEPCKKRSHRKSLKHQERLACPPFVQLPIC; encoded by the exons ATTCAGCTGTGTCCCCTCCAGTCCGGGATGTTGGTATGAATTCCCAAGCTCTGGTCCTCCCCAGCTCTGCTTCCGGCTCAGAAACAGCCATAATCAACAGAACAAATG gctTGGGTTTTGATACTTCTCCAGTAATGAAGACCCCTCCCAAGCTGGAGGGTGATGCTACTGATGGCTCCTTTGCCAGTAAGCATGGCCGCCATGTCATTGGCCACATTGATGACTACAGTGCCCTAAGACAGCAGATTGCAGAGGGTAAGCTGCTGGTCAAAAAGATAGTGTCTCTTGTGAGATCAGCGCGCAGCTTCCCTGGCCTTGAAGCCCAAGGCACAGGG GTGCTAGGCAGCAAAGGCATTCATGAGCTTCGGAGCAGCACCAGTGCCCTGCACCATGCCCTAGAGGAGTCGGCTTCCCTCCTCACCACGTTCTGGAGAGCAGCCCTGCCAAGCACCCACATCCCTGTGCTGCCTGGCAAAGTG GGAGAATCAACAGAAACGGAACTTCTGGAACTGAGAACCAAAGTATCCAAACAGGAGCGGCTCCTTCAGAGCACAGCTGAGCGTCTGAAGACCACCAACCAACAGAAGGAGAGCATGGAGCAGTTCATCGTCAGCCAGC GTGAAATCCCTAAGGGCTCTGCCGTGTACTCCAGCCTTGTGACCCTTGCCTTCCAGGAACCATGCAAGAAGCGCAGCCACCGGAAGTCCTTAAAACATCAGGAAAGGTTGGCCTGTCCCCCTTTTGTGCAGCTACCTATCTGCTGA